One window from the genome of Cyprinus carpio isolate SPL01 chromosome B1, ASM1834038v1, whole genome shotgun sequence encodes:
- the LOC109104124 gene encoding uncharacterized protein LOC109104124: protein MRPFMVNNMLSSEKPKEGVCHHCGHKAAVVMCRDCLPRSLYCTACDLSTHEALVLHNRASMVEGFFRHLPPSTFVQHMGGKFSYHEKDCMLPIVPPCCDCSTGQTSFSKGKPVILIGMNGRYNLFLPSVNCSCGKTLPVTISDLVESGYWPATVNFETLYLVDLFTTYEDLKITAPGMSRQAFVSMLKCRTKLFGRVSGLII, encoded by the exons ATGAGGCCCTTCATGGTGAACAATATGTTGTCATCTGAGAAGCCCAAGGAGGGGGTTTGCCATCACTGTGGACACAAGGCTGCAGTAGTGATGTGTAGGGACTGTTTACCGCGATCACTCTACTGCACAGCCTGTGACCTTTCCACACATGAGGCCCTGGTGCTTCATAACAGAGCATCCATGGTGGAGGGGTTCTTCAGACACCTGCCGCCATCCACTTTTGTTCAGCACATGGGAGGGAAATTCTCCTATCATGAAAAAG ATTGCATGTTACCAATCGTTCCTCCCTGCTGCGACTGCTCCACTGGGCAAACAAGCTTTTCCAAGGGAAAGCCAGTTATTTTAATTGGAATGaatg GAAGATACAACCTCTTCCTTCCATCAGTAAACTGCTCCTGTGGAAAAACTTTGCCAGTGACCATAAGTGATCTGGTTGAAAGTGGTTACTGGCCAGCCACTGTCAATTTTGAGACCTTGTACTTGGTGGACTTGTTCACCACGTATGAGGATCTAAAAATCACTGCCCCAGGGATGTCGAGACAAGCTTTTGTCAGCATGCTCAAATGTCGTACAAAACTCTTCGGGCGAGTGAGTGGACTCATCATTTAG